From Lolium perenne isolate Kyuss_39 chromosome 5, Kyuss_2.0, whole genome shotgun sequence, a single genomic window includes:
- the LOC127299864 gene encoding uncharacterized protein translates to MRKLITGRGGGEKVGMLAFEVASLMSRAASLWRALGDDQVARLRGDGVRLEGARRLVADDDAALLALALAEMAGACGDLSRAVARLSARCADPLLRRFPALFAGLLASRADPHGLRYAAAKKMDRKARKMQRLVAATGLLCQELDVLAELEQAARLRRAEFAPGEAARRVARQRHEVDRLRAASLCNRSLDYAVRLLGRSLFTIVARIIHVFGLHPKTLTADDDYPVASLGARHSFSWSSSFAGTANSLVYPSDFASVTTLHRSTSAAKSGKGSLLSRSQSLKWQVPGKRLISCVVGGSKSPTTDGWVHFDDQDLPLSFSDVSLSSNADDFSTVSCHDFPESDDVHHHHNHPSAKLTTSVFESSSHDVLASAPETTLGAAALASHYANLVVFAEKLAISPRHICADERDALYGMLTDRIRASLRARLWRPPSAAGKKKSAPCDRVIAAEWADTVQGILGWLAPVAHNTVRWRSERSFEQRNVGSGTSVLLMQTLHFADRDKTEAAIVDLLVGLNYLWRYGTELSAKAKLKSAGNDVYHDCRG, encoded by the coding sequence ATGCGGAAGCTCATCACCGGCCGCGGCGGCGGGGAGAAGGTGGGGATGCTGGCGTTCGAGGTGGCGTCGCTCATGTCGCGGGCGGCGAGCCTCTGGCGCGCGCTCGGGGACGACCAGGTGGCGCGCCTCCGCGGGGACGGCGTCCGCCTCGAGGGCGCGCGCAGGCTGGTTGCGGACGACGACGCCGCTCTCCTAGCCCTGGCCCTCGCGGAGATGGCCGGCGCCTGCGGGGACCTCTCCCGCGCCGTCGCGCGCCTCTCCGCCCGCTGCGCCGACCCGCTgctccgccgcttccccgcgctctTCGCGGGCCTCCTCGCGTCCCGCGCCGACCCGCACGGCCTGCGCTACGCCGCCGCCAAGAAGATGGACCGCAAGGCGCGCAAGATGCAGCGCCTCGTCGCCGCCACGGGGCTCCTCTGCCAGGAGCTCGACGTGCTGGCGGAGCTCGAGCAGGCCGCGCGCCTCCGCCGCGCCGAGTTCGCGCCCGGGGAGGCCGCGCGCCGCGTCGCGCGCCAGAGGCACGAGGTCGACCGACTCCGCGCCGCCTCCCTCTGCAACCGGAGCCTCGACTACGCCGTGCGGCTGCTCGGCAGGTCCCTCTTCACCATCGTCGCCAGGATCATCCACGTGTTCGGCCTGCACCCCAAGACCCTCACCGCCGACGACGACTACCCCGTCGCCTCCCTCGGCGCGCGCCACTCCTTCTCATGGAGCAGCTCCTTCGCGGGGACCGCGAACTCCCTCGTGTACCCTTCCGATTTCGCCTCCGTCACCACTCTCCACAGGTCGACCAGCGCAGCGAAATCCGGCAAGGGCTCCCTGCTCTCCAGGAGCCAGAGCCTCAAGTGGCAGGTGCCCGGCAAGCGCCTCATCAGCTGCGTGGTCGGCGGGAGCAAGTCCCCGACCACGGACGGCTGGGTCCACTTCGACGACCAGGACCTCCCGCTCAGCTTCAGCGACGTCTCGCTCTCATCCAACGCCGACGATTTCAGCACCGTCAGCTGCCACGATTTCCCCGAGAGCGACGACGTTCACCACCACCACAACCACCCCAGCGCGAAGCTCACCACCTCGGTGTTCGAGTCCTCCTCCCACGACGTGCTGGCCAGCGCGCCGGAGACCACCCTCGGCGCGGCCGCCCTCGCGTCGCACTACGCCAACCTCGTCGTCTTCGCCGAGAAGCTCGCCATCTCGCCGCGCCACATCTGCGCCGACGAGAGGGACGCGCTCTACGGCATGCTCACCGACCGGATCAGGGCGTCCCTCCGAGCGCGCCTCTGGCGGCCCCCGTCCGCCGCCGGCAAGAAGAAGAGCGCGCCCTGCGACCGCGTCATCGCCGCCGAGTGGGCTGACACCGTGCAGGGGATCCTCGGGTGGCTGGCGCCGGTCGCACACAACACGGTGCGGTGGCGGTCCGAGAGGAGCTTCGAGCAGCGGAACGTCGGCTCCGGCACCAGCGTCCTGCTCATGCAGACGCTGCACTTCGCTGATCGGGACAAGACCGAAGCTGCCATCGTCGACCTGCTCGTTGGCTTGAATTACCTGTGGAGATACGGGACTGAGCTTTCTGCCAAGGCGAAACTGAAGTCAGCGGGCAACGATGTTTACCATGATTGCAGAGGCTGA